The genomic window GCAAGGCGTGGGACTGCTTGAACTCGCCCACCGCGCCCGCCTCGCGGGCCTGTTCCTTGCGGTAGTCATAACGCAGGGACTGCACCAGGCCGATCGCCACCACCAGCAGCGCCAGCGCCAAAAACACCGAGGAGAACTCCAGGCCCCGGAACTGCGGGGTCTTGTCCCACCACGGCACCCCGAAGGAGGAGACGTACCACCAGGCGTTCAACCCGGCGAAAGTAAACGCCATCAACCCCAGCACAGCGGCCCAGGTAAAGGTCCGCGCCCGCGGCGACTTCAACACGATGTAGCTGAGCACCACGCCCGCCAACGCCCCGAGCGCACCCGCCAACCCGGCGTAGATGCCGAAGTGGTGCGTCCACTTCGTGGGCGTGAACATCAGGAAGAACACCGACAGGCCCAGAATGACCAGCAGGCGCACCGTCGGGCCCTTCGCCGCCCCCGGCACCCCGTTGTGGCGCGCCAAGGCATAGAGCACGAGCACCACGGAGACGATCATGACGATCATCGCGAAACGACGCGTCAACGACCCGTCCACGGTCTGCTCGAGCAAGGTGGAATACCGCACGTACTCCGAGTACCACTCCAGGGCCGGGCCGATCTCCCCGCGCACGCGCGTGGACTCCAGCACCGCGCGCAGCGTCTGGTCGCCGAACACCGCCACCAAAATGGAGGTGCCCGCCGCCAAGAACGGAGCGATCATCGCCAAGACGGAATGCCACCGCGGCCCCTCATACAGCCGCAGGCGACGGTTCAGGATGCGCAGCAGATACGGCAGCGCCACCAAGAACGCGCCCACCGCGAGCAGCCCGGTCGGCCCGGCCGACAACCCGAGCGTGGCCACGATCGTGCCGATCGCCGCCGGGAACAACCGGGAGGTGGCGATGGAACGCTCAAACAGCGCCCACGCCAACAACACGGCGAGAGCGACCACCGGCTCCGGGCGGGTGCCGTTGTTGTACGGCAGCCAGAACGCCAAAAACACGAACGCCGCGGTCCAGTGCGTGACGCGCCGGGCGGCGATTTCGGCGCCGAAGCGCGGGATGATCTCCCGTGACAGCAGCAGCCAGATCAGCACCGCGGCGATCAGCGACGGCAGGCGGATCCAGGCGGAGGCCGCCGTGAACTGCGCCAGCAGGCCCAGCAGGTCGTAGTACGGGGAGCCGAAGGGGGATTCGGGCACGCCGTACCAGCGGTAGTAGTTGGCCAGGTAACCCGAGTTCTCGGAGACGCGCGCCATCGTGGTGATGAAACCGTCATCGGAGGTGTTGGCGCCGAAGAGGTACCAGAAGCCCAGGATGCCCAGCACGAGCGCGTCCAGCGGTTTGAAGCTGCGCCAGTGGCGGTGGAAGAAGGGGATCTTCTTGCCGTCAGTGCGGTCCAGGCGCCACAGCGACCACAGGGCCACCAGGGTCAGCAGGACCCCGCCCCACATGGCCAGCACCTTCAGGGTGGTGGGCGTGGTGGTGAAACGCGAGTTGATCTCCACGTCGACGCTTAGGCCGGCGTCGTCGAGGGCGGCGAGGTTGTCCGGGGTGTCGTCGATCTCGGAGTAGATGCCGGTGACCTGCGGGCGCAGGTCCTCGTCCCCGGATTCGGAGTAGGCGGTGCCCGGGACGGAGACCTCGGTGCCGTCGCCGGTGACGCTGACTTCCAGCACGGCGTCGTCGTCGAGCTCGGCGACCTCCTCGGGGGTGAGCGCGAAGATGACCTCGGAGAGGCTGGCCACGTCCAGGCCGTCGCCGCCGCGGATGAACAGGCCGCGGCCGGTGGCGTCGGGGCTGCCCGACGGCACGGTGCCGACGAGCAGGTCCTGGCCCTCGCGCAGCATCTCCAGCGCCGTAATGGGCACGGTGGCTTCGAATTCCTCCGGCGCCACGGAGATCAGCGGCGCGTTGACGGAGTTCAGCGAGTCGTTCTGCGGCCAGGTGACCGAGGACTGCGTCTGGTTGACGGGCAGAAACGGCGTGGCCAGAAACAGCAGGAAGGCGAGGATCCCGGAGATGATCGCGAGATTCTTCAGCCACCCTGGTGCGGGGTGGGGCGCTTCGTCGGTGACCGGGCGCTCAGAGGCAACAGTAGACACGTGTGCAGATCCTAGTTCACGGCAGGGGCCATGCCCTTAGCCATTGCGGGTGACGACGACGAATGGACCGATTTGGGCGGTGGCCCACAGGGATTCGTCAGCGAAGGAGGCGGGGTTGAAAAACAGGGCGTCGTAACGCACGTTCGGTTGGTTGGGGAACAGGTCGCGGGCCAGGTGCGTCTTCCAGCCCTCGGGGTCGTCCTCGTCGATCTCGTCGAGCTCGCCGCGGAAGAGGAACACGTCCGGGGCCCGCCAGGGGGCCTCGTCTAGTGCGGCGGCGAAGTCCGCCGGGTCTTCCAGCTCGTCCCAGGACTGCAGGCCCCACTCCAAGATGACGTCGTTGCGGGCGTTGAAGGTGCCCAGCGGGTTGGCGTAGTGCGAGGTAAACGCGTTGAAGCCGTAGTAGGGGTAAAAGGCCAGGAAGCGGTTCTCGTCGGTGAGCACCACCGTGTCGGTCGGTTCATGCCCGTGCGAGCTGATTTCCTCGACGACGTCTTCGTAGTGGCTGGCGGCGTCCGGCGGGAAGCGGTCGGCGCGCTCGCCGTAGCCGTCGGTGTCGGTGTAGGCGTGGTCGATGGCGTCTTCGTTGCGGGTGGGGATCTGCTGCGCGTAGTGCAGCCCGCCCAGCAGGATCAGCACGACGCCGACCAGGGTGACGGTGCGCGCAGTGCCGTCGACGCGGCGTTCCGCCGGCAGCCGTTGCAGGCCGACCCGGCGCAGCGTGGCCAGGCCCAGGACGCCGGCGGTGGCCAGCTGCAGGGCGATGATCGCGTCGATGCGAAAGCCCAGCAGCGTGGTGTTCAGCAGCGTGGACAGCATGGAGGCCAGCGACCAGCCGTAGAAGACGATCGCGCCGATCCCCATCGCGCGCACATCAAGGTGGCCGCGGAAGGAGACGATGAGGTGGATCAGGCCGATCAGGCACAGTAGGCCGATCACCGACAGGGCGAGGAAGGGCACCGGGAGTTGGGTGCCTTCCTCGGGCAGGAAGTTCGGCGCCACGGCCGACTCGGAGGGCTGACCGGACAGCTCCGCCCAGAGGTACGGACCCCAGGAGATCAGCGCGATGAGGATGGAGCCGACGCCGATGACCACCAGACGCACCACCGGCGCCCAGCTGCGCCGACTGAGAGCGGCGATCAGCGCGATGACCACCGTGGTCAACGCCGCCACGCCGGTATACAAAGTGTAGAAGGACGCGGATATGCCCAGCAGCACGACCATCGCGCCCACGGCCCACCAGGATCCGGCGACCGCCCGGCGGGCGAGCACCGTCATGGCGGGCACCATCATGGCGATGACGGCGGCATAAGGCTCGTCGGCGGCCATCACTAGCGTGACGGCCGTGGTGGTCAGCGCAATCGCCGTGGCCGTCGGCAGGGAACCGGTCAGCCGCTGCCAGATCGGCACGAGCAGGCTGGCGGCCGCGGCGATGGAGACCACCGCCCACGGCTGGTACACCTCCCAGCCGGGCATCCCCAGGGCCATGGCCATGCGCCCGCCGAGCCAGAACCAGCCCAGCGGGTAGTAGGTGGGCATGTCCTCGTAGTTCATGTCCTGGTTGGCCCAGGTGGTGGCCATGCGGCCGAGGAACTGGGTACGGAACTCCTGGTCGACCTGCATGCCGTCGAGGTACAGGCGGCTGGCGGACAGTGGAACTGCCACCGCGGTGACCACCAGCCCCGCGGGCGCGAGGTAGGCGATCACATACGTCAAGAGGACGCGCCACCGCGGACGGGCGGGGCGTGCGCCGGTGGCGCGGTCGCGGTCGAAGACCCACCAGGTGAGGAAGACGGCCACCAGGCCGAGGATCAGCACGGTGCCGGCCGTCGCCACCGCGCGGGTGACCATGGAGGTGTTGAAGGCGGGCAGGCTGGTCCGATCCAGTGCCCACCACGCCACAAACGCCGCCGCGGCGCCGCCCACCAGGGCCACAAGCGCTGCGATCAGGGTGGCGCGATGCGTGAGCCGGTCCGGGGCGTCCGGTGCGGCGGCGGGAGCGGGATGAGGCGGGGCGGCTGTGCTCATGGGGGATAGTCTCGCATATTTCGCGCGTCAGATGAGAGCTCGCCGAGCGTACCTGCGTCCACCGTCACAGGTGGAGAAAGGCGACGGCGCCGAGAACCTCAGACAACAAGGAAGGTTCTCAGCGCCGAAGGGTCAGGGGCGGAGTATTACCAGAGGACGGCGATGACGGTGTTGATCAGCGCCAGGCCACCGACGGCGTGCGCCAGGCCCTTGGACACCGGCTCGCCCTTGCCCACCTTGCGGCGGCCCATGACCGCGGCCACGAGGACGGCGATAAGGACGACGAGCTTGATGCCGATCTTCATGTGGTTGACCTCGCCGTCACCCATCTCCAGGACGCCGACGAGCGCCAGGCCGGTGATCAGCTGCACCCAGGCGCCGATGTGCTGCCACTGGGTGACGGTGGGGGTGCGGAAGTTGGCGAACCAGCCGCCGACGATGGCGGCGGTGCCGAGGATGTGAATGAGAACCAGAATGTCGCGCAAGATGTCCATGCCGGTCATCCTACGGTGCCCAAACTATCCGCACGCAACTGCCGAAATGCCAGCGCCCCCTGGTGTTATGCACAACACACGGGGGCGCGGATGAAGGAATCAGTACGGGGCTTAGAAGTTGAGCTTCTTCATGATCTGGCTGGGCAGGTTCTTCAGCACCAGCGAGACGGGCCCGAAGAGCTTGTGCACGAAGATGGACTCCTTGCGCTGCACGACGGCCTCGACGGTGGCCTTGGCCACGTCGTCGACGTCGACGGTCAGCGGGGCTTCCTTGCCGTCCGGGGTGCTCGACATCTTGGTGCGCACCTGGCCCGGGCGCACGACGAGCACGTTGACGCCGCTGTCTTCCAGGGCGACGCCCAGCTGGGTGTAGAAGCCGTCCACGCCGGCCTTGGAGGCGCCGTAGACGAAGTTGGAGCGGCGCACGCGCTGGCCCGCCACCGAGCTCAGCGCCACGATCGCGCCGTGGCCCTGGTTCTTCATGGCCTGGCCGAGCAGCACGCCGACAGAGACATACGCCGTGTAGTTGATCTGGGCGGACTCGACGGCGGCCTCGTGGTCCTGCCACAGGGCTTCCTGATCGCCCAGGGTGCCGAAGGCCACGACGGCCACGTCCACGTCGCCGTCGGCGAAGGCGGTCTGGATGACCTCCGGGTGGGAATCGGTGTCGAGGGCGTCGAAGTCGACGGTGACGACCTCCGCGCCGGCTTGTTTGAGTTCGGCGCGGGCGGCCTCGATGCGCGGGGAGCCCTTGCGCGCGGCGAGGGTGACCTTGGCGGGGCCGCGGGAGAGGAACTCCTCGACGATGCCGAGGCCGATCTCGGAGGTGCCGCCGAGGAGCAGAATGTGTTGGGCTTGGCCCACTGCGTTGAGCATGTGCTGATTTCTCCTAGAAGGTGGTGGGGTTAGTGCAGCTCGAGGCGGCGCGACATGTCGGAGGCGAAGACGCCGGTCGGGTCGATCTCGTTGCGGGTTGTCAGCCAGCCTTCCATGCCCGGGTACATCTGGTGGAACATTTCCGGGGAGGTGCGCGACTCCTTGGCCAAGTAGAGGCGGCCGCCGAACTCGAGGACGCGCTTGTCCAGCTCGTCCAAGAAGGCGTGCAGGCCCTTACGGATGGGGAAGTCCACGCACACGTTCCAGCCCTTCATCGGGTACGACAGCGGGGCACGGTTGCCTTCGCCGAAGAGCTTAAACACGTTGAGGGCGGAGTAATGCCCGGAGGCCTGGATGTCGCGGATAATGTCCTTGAACGGTTCGACGGCCTCGGTGGGCACGACGAACTGGTACTGCAGGAAGCCGGCCGGGCCGTAGCCGCGGTTCCACTTACCGATCATGTCCAGCGGCTGATAGAACTGCGTGAGGTTTTCGATGTTGTTCTGCGAGGGCGCACCCATGGCGTAGTAGAGCTCACCGATGGTGTTCAGCGTCAGCTTGTTCATCGTCCAGGACGGGAAGATGTCCGGCACCGTCATCAGTTTCGGGGCAGAGAACTTCAGCGGGTCCTTCGCCAGCTTCGGGGCGAACTCCTCGAGCTGGGCGAGCGTGGCCAGCGAACCGCGCGAGATCGTGGAGCGTCCCAGCTTCGGGGCCGGATTGATCGCGTCGAACCAGGCGGAGGAGTACTCGTAGTTGGCTTCCGCGCCGGAGGAGTGCTCGGCGACGGTCTCGTCCAGGTTGTCGGTGCGCACCGTATCCGAGATGAAGTAGGCGGTCTCCGTCTTGGTCATCTTGATCACCGCGCGCAGGATGATGCCCGTGAGTCCCATGCCGCCGACGGTGGCCCAGAACAGGGTGGCGTCCGGGTCGTCCGGCGAGCCTTCCGGCTCCAAGTGGAGGATGCGGCCGTCGGCCACGAGCAGCTCCATGGACACGACGTGTTCGCCGAAGGCGCCGGCCGTGTGGTGGTTTTTGCCGTGGATGTCCGGGCCGATCGCACCGCCGATGGTGACCTGGCGGGTGCCGGGCAGAACGGGGACCCAGAGGCCGAAGGGGATGGCGGCCTTCATTAGCTGGTCCAGGGTCACGCCGCCGTCCACGTCGACCAGGGCGGTCTCTGGGTCGATGGAGTGGATGCGGTTGAGCTGCTGCATGTCGATGACCAGGCCGCCGCCGTTTTGGGCGGGGTCGCCGTAGGAGCGGCCCATGCCGCGGGCGATGACGCCGCGGCGCTTATGCTGGGGGAGATCTTCATTCTGCTCGGCGACCTGGGTTACGGCCTTGACGATGGTGTCCAGGTCCGGCGTGGATAACACGTGGGCGGTGGACGGCGAGGTGCGGCCCCAGCCGGTCAGCGATTTCTCTGTGGTGTGAAGGTTCATCATCCGATTCTTCTCATGTAGCGAGTACGTGCTCGATCTCAATCCTTTGATTGAGTGCCGAGTCTAAGCCTACTCCGTATTCGTCGTTCCTTTAAGCTCTAAGGGTTCAGGGTTTATGGACCCCATTGCCAGAAAAGGGCGTTTCGTTACTCGTATTAAAGGTTGTCCCCAGAAGTGGGCGGGCCCTCGGTGTGATGAATTTAAATCTCTCAGTAAAAATTAATACTTTAAGCTGGGGGAATGCCCTCAAGGTGCTTTCATTGATCCGTCAACTTCTTTGCGGGAGCGGTCTCGCTATTTCGTTGACGACGCAACCGTGGCATACTTGAAATTAACCGACAGCGAGCATCCGCTTGCTGCTCGGAGTTCATGAACCCCGATTCGAAAGGAACATCAATATGTTCGACGTTCTCACCTCCCTGTCCGCTAACCTCTTCGCTGAGGGCGGCGTGCTGGGCTCCCTGCTCACCGTCGTGCAGGACGTTGCAGACGCCATCCGTGGTGTCTTCGTCAACTAGGAAAGACTGAAACTCATCTGAGTTTCTCGTTGCCCGCCACCCTTCGGGGTGGCGGGTTTCGCACTTTCTGGGTGCGCTTAGTTTCAGAGGGGCGCTGCAACATCTTCGCCTAGAAGGGTTGCGAGGGTCGGTACGGTTTTGTTCCAGGGCCCTCCGCTCAGGGATGCGCATGGGGTGCGCTCGAGGGCGTGCATCTCTGGCTCTTCAGCGCGCTATTGAGATGGCTCCCTGGGGCAGCGAGCTGCGACGCACTGCTTGACGGTCAATGCCCTTTTGCCCTCGCTCTCGGGCTCGGAGGGCAAAAACGCGCGTGCACGAAGGCACTTAAAGATGACTGAACGGGCCCTGGCCCTTAACCCAGCGCTTAAAGACTGACCGTCCGCCGGACGTCGATAAGCGGCGAAAGCTATCAAGTCGCCTTCTGTAAGAGGGCAGAGCCTGATGTTCGCCCCAGGCAGGCCCGCCCGGGTGTCCTGAACATTTACCGGGCAGGAGAGGCTACTTGACGACGTCGTCAAGCAACCGGCACCACATGAGTGCCAGCTTGCCTTGATAGCTGCCACCCGAAGTGGGCAGCAGCCTCCAGAAAATTACTTTGCCGCGTGCGCAGCGAGACGCTCAAAAGCGACCAGGGCGAGCGAGGCTGCCTGGTCACCGAGGACCTCGTCGTCAAACGTGGCGAAGGGGGAGTGGTTCCACTCGCGCTCTTCTTCCGGGATCTCTTCGTTGCCCGAGCCGTAGAACATGAACGTGCCCGGGATTTCGCTCAGCACATAGCCGGAGTCCTCCGAACCCATGAAGGACACCTCCAGCGGGCGCAGCGTCTCCTCTCCGAAAGCGTGGCCGAAGACGGAGACGGCGAAGTCGTTTTCGGTGGAGTCGGTGAACGCGGCCGGGTACATCTCCTGGAAGTCCACGTCCACGCTCGCCCCGTGCGCGGCGGCGACGTGGGTGGCCACGGTGTGGATCCGCTCGCGGACCATGGCGACGTCGTCGTTGTGCATCACGCGCACCGACCCGCCGAGATCCACCGTGGCGGGAATCGCGTTGAACACGCCCACGCCGGCGGAGAGGCTGGTAATCGACGGCACGACGGGGCGCAGCACGCTCATTCTGCGGGTGACCGCGGTCTGTAGGGCGAGAATGATCTCTGCGGCGATGGGCTTGGATCGATGGCGGCCTGTGGGTTGGAGGAGTGACCGCCGACGCCGTTGACGCGGATGCGCAGGTTATTCGACGAGGCCATGATCGGCCCGGAAATGTAGTGGTAGGTCCGCTTGCCCTGTGGGTCGACGTGCGAATGACCACCCACACCTGCGGGCAGGTATTTCTACCGGAGGCATAAGCTCCATACAATGGAAACATGCGCGTCATCTACCGTGAAGAGCTCGACGCTTTCTCCCGAGACCTCGTCATCATGTGCGACACCGTGCGCACCGTCATGGCCCAGGCCTCTGTGGGGCTGATCGAGGGGTCCCTCACTGCGACGGAGGAGGCCCTGTCTGCCGCGGCGGGACTCGACGAGCTCAAAGCGCGCTGCGAACAGCGGGCCATCGACTTGCTCGCCCGACAAACCCCGCTCGCGAGCGACCTGCGCCAGGTGGTCACCTCGATCTACATCGTCACCAACTTCGACCGCATGGGCGCCCTCGCCATGAGCATCGCTGAGCTCGCCCGCGGCCGACACCCCGAGCCAGCGCTGACGGAAGAAGTGGCGCCGCTGGTGGTGAAGGCCAGTGAACTGGTCCAGAGCATGGCCGCCAAAGTCCAGGGCCTGCTAGAGGATCCGGATGCGGACGTCGCGGTTGCGCTGGCCGGCGAGGACGACGCCGTGGATAAGATCCGCGATGAGATGGTGGCTATGGCCACTCTGCGGCCCTGGCCGCATGAGGCCCGGCACGCGGCGGACACGGTGCTGCTCGCCAGGTTCTACGAGCGCTACGGCGATCACTGCGTCAGCGTCGCCAGCCGCATCGTCTACCTGACCACGGGGATGGATCCCGAAACCTACCTGGCCCAGCGCGAAGGCGACGATGCCCCGGAGAAGGGCTACTGGCCCGAGGGGTCCTAAAGAAGGTCAGGCGCGGCGCGAGCCCTTCGAACCCTGCCCCTGATCGAGGATCAGCGGGGAGAAGCGGTACTCGCCGTGCTCGGTGATGGTCAGCTCCTCGCCACGCACCACTTTGAGCAGCACGCCGGCCACCGGAATGACCATGATCCCGCCCGGGCTGAGCTGCTGGACCAGATCGTCGGGAAGCTCCGTCGGGTCCGCGGACACCAGGATCCGGTCGTAGGGGCCCTTGTCCGGAAGCCCGTGAACGTCGGCCTCCGCGTTGACCATCGTGGTGTTGCCCAGCCCCTCGGCCTTGACGTTCGCCAAGCCGAAAGCCATGAGCTCCGGGAGCAGCTCCGTGCCGATCACCGAGCCTTCTTCCCCGGTCAGCGTGGCCAACAGCGCCGTGGACCAGCCGGAGCCGGTGCCGACGTCCAAGACGCGTTGCCCCGGCTGCACGTCCAGTAGCGCCAGCATCTTCGCCAGCGTGCTCGGCCTGGTGTCGGTTTTGCCGTGCCCGATCGGCAGCGGAGAATCGATCTGCCAGTCGTCTTTATGTTCCGGGCGGACGAATCGGCTGCGGTGGACGGTTTCCATGACCTGGGCGATGTGGTCCATGCGGGCTCCTCCAGAGAGATCGGCGGATACTCATGAAAGTCTACCTATCTCTGAGAAATTAGCCCAGGGTTATGGGAGAGATTTTGCCTGCGGCAGCGCGGAGATCTGGTGGGCGCCGGGTTCGGCGGGTGTGCCCGTGGCGGCTGGGGCGGGTGCGGCGGGCGGGCGAAAGGTGAGCGGCCAGCGTAAATGTAGTACCTATGTTATGGCGTGTAATGTATAGTGGGAATTATGTAACCCAGATCACTAAAGGTGGCGGCCACTATGTTCACACTCCGGTCCCGACGCACCCGCGCGGGCCTTCTTTGCCTCGGCGTCGCATCTGCACTCGCGTTGAGCGCGTGCTCCACGACGGACACCACCCAGACCGAGGCCGCGGCCGACGATTCCGTCGCCGTGGCCGCGGCGGAATCCTCCGCCGGGACCGTCACCCGCGAGATCACCGCCAACGACTTCCCGGTCAACGTCGTCGAATCCACCCACCCCGCGAAAGACGCCCCCGCAGAGGGCGAGCTGCGCGTGACCCTGCTGGGCACCGGCAGCCCCGTGCCCAGCACGGAGCGCTTCGGCTTCTCGATCCTGATCCAGGCCGGCGACATGAACTACATGGTGGACGCCGGCCGCGGCGCCGTCGTCCGCCTCACCCAGGCCGGCATTGAAGCCGGCCAGCTCGACGGCCTGATCCTGACGCACTACCACTCCGACCACGTCCTGAGCATCGATGATTTGTGGATGACCGGGTACGTCCCTGCCTTCGGCGGACGCGACGACGGCGACTTCATGGTCTACGGCCCCGAGGGCGTGGGCACCATCGTCGACAACCTCTACGCCGCCTTCGAAAACGACCGCCAGGTCCGCGACGCGGACGGCGAGCTCGACATCGAGACCACCGGCATCGGCTGGGAGGAATTCTCCGAAGAGGGCGTGGTCCTGGAAAACGACGGACTTGAAGTGACGATGTTCGACGTCCAACACGACCCCGCCAACGTCATCCTGCCGTCGCAGGGCTACCGCATCGACTACGGCGAGCACTCCGTGCTCATCAGCGGCGATACCATCCCGCACCCCAACGTCGTCGAATACGGCACAAACGTCGACCTGCTCATCCACGAGGTCGCCGCCTTCGAAGACCCGGACGTGCTGCCGCAGGTCATCTCGCACCACACCACCCCGGAGCAGGCGGGCGAGATCTTCCGCGACGCCGACCCGGAGATGGCCGTCTACACCCACTTCGTCAACGGCATCCCGGGCAAGGTCGACGGCATCTCCGACGAAGAGATGATCGCCCGCACCAAGGAAAACTTCGACGGCGACGTCGTCCTCGGTGAAGACCTGATGGTCTTTTCCATCACCGACGACGGCATCGAGATGCTCGACCAGCAGGCGCTGAGCGAGCGCTAGCGGGCGGGCGGCCGGGTGCGGGGCTGGTTTTCTCTAGACTCGGGACGTACCCGATCATGGATTAAAGGCGGCCCCACACCGTGAAAACCCCGATTCCCGATTACCTGGAACACGTCCTCGACGAGGTCCGCGACATCGACGAGGGAGAAGTCGAAGAAGGCCTTCCCCACATCGACGTCAAAGACCCCACCGAGCTGGCCGCGGCCGTGTGCACCGTCACCGGCAACGTCTACACCGCCGGAGACGCCGAGGTGACGTTCACGATGCAGTCGATCTCCAAGGCCTTCGTCTACGCGTTGGCGCTGCAGGAACTGGGCCGTAAAAAGGTGTTCGAGACCGTCGGCACGGAAGCCTCCGGCGAGCCGTTCAACGAGCTGTCCCTGGGCCGGGAGACCAACCGCCCGATGAACCCGATGATCAACGCCGGGGCGATCGCCGTCAACCAGCTGATCAACGGCGAAGACTCCAGCGTGGAGGACCGGGTGGAGATCATCCGCGCGTTCCTCTCCGAGCTGGCCGGCCGGGAGTTAAAGGTCAACGAGGACATCCTCGACTCCGAGCTCGAGGACTCCGACCGCAACCTGGCGATCGCGCACATGCTCGCCAGCCACGGCGTCATCCACGACGACCCCCGCCAGGCGGTGATCAGCTACCAACGCCAGTGCAGCGTGGAAATCACCGTCATAGACCTGGCGGTGATGTCGGCGACCCTGGCCAACGGCGGGGTGCAGCCGGTGACCGGCAAAAAGGTGCTCGACGCGGACGCCTGCCGGCTGGCGCTGGCGATGATGGGTACCGCCGGCATGTACGACGGCTCGGGGCGCTGGATGTCCACCGTGGGCATCCCCGCCAAATCAGGCGTCTCCGGCGGGCTATTGGGCACGCTGCCGGGCGAGCTCGGCCTGGCCACCCTGTCCCCGCGGCTGAACCCGCAAGGCAACAGCGTGCGCGGGGTGGCGATCTTCGAGCGCTTCTCCGAGGAAATGGGCCTGCACCTGATGGCCTCGGACCCGATCGGCACGCATGCGGTGCGCGGCATCGAGACCGAGGGCGAAGAAACGACCGTGCAACTACAAGGATCGATACATTTCGCCGCCGCGGAGCGCGCCCTGGACAAGCTCTCCGACTACGACTTTGACTGCGAGTGCATCGTGTTGGACGTCTCCCGGGTGTCCGGCTTCGAGAAAGTTGGCCGAGTGCTGGTCAAGGAGGGGCTACGCCGCCTGCGCGACGACGGCTTCGAGATCGCGATCTACGACCCGAAGGAGAAGTTCGGCGACCTAGAGTTCTCCGATGGTACGCGCGCTGAGGTGGTGGGGGAGGGTTAAGCCTGTGCGGAGTCGACTCTTCATTCTCGCGATCCGGAAGGGCCTGGACACTGCAGGGCCGTCCCACAACCAGCTGGGCCCAGCTAAGTGGTGCAGCGCCTGCCTGGCGCACTGCGACGAACGAGACCGAGCAGGAGCGTGACGGAAGCCTGGCTACCTAAGAGATCCCGTCCCGGATGCGGTGCAACTACTGGGCGGTCGTGGTGAGGTTGGGGAACTTGCGCTCGATCACCTCCAGGGTACGTCGGGCACTCTTGCGACGGAGCTTGGCCATGCGGCGCTTGCGCTCTGCCTCATGCGCTGCTTTGTTGAGCTGATCTTTTTTACCGTTCTCATTGATCG from Corynebacterium maris DSM 45190 includes these protein-coding regions:
- a CDS encoding MBL fold metallo-hydrolase, which codes for MFTLRSRRTRAGLLCLGVASALALSACSTTDTTQTEAAADDSVAVAAAESSAGTVTREITANDFPVNVVESTHPAKDAPAEGELRVTLLGTGSPVPSTERFGFSILIQAGDMNYMVDAGRGAVVRLTQAGIEAGQLDGLILTHYHSDHVLSIDDLWMTGYVPAFGGRDDGDFMVYGPEGVGTIVDNLYAAFENDRQVRDADGELDIETTGIGWEEFSEEGVVLENDGLEVTMFDVQHDPANVILPSQGYRIDYGEHSVLISGDTIPHPNVVEYGTNVDLLIHEVAAFEDPDVLPQVISHHTTPEQAGEIFRDADPEMAVYTHFVNGIPGKVDGISDEEMIARTKENFDGDVVLGEDLMVFSITDDGIEMLDQQALSER
- a CDS encoding glutaminase gives rise to the protein MKTPIPDYLEHVLDEVRDIDEGEVEEGLPHIDVKDPTELAAAVCTVTGNVYTAGDAEVTFTMQSISKAFVYALALQELGRKKVFETVGTEASGEPFNELSLGRETNRPMNPMINAGAIAVNQLINGEDSSVEDRVEIIRAFLSELAGRELKVNEDILDSELEDSDRNLAIAHMLASHGVIHDDPRQAVISYQRQCSVEITVIDLAVMSATLANGGVQPVTGKKVLDADACRLALAMMGTAGMYDGSGRWMSTVGIPAKSGVSGGLLGTLPGELGLATLSPRLNPQGNSVRGVAIFERFSEEMGLHLMASDPIGTHAVRGIETEGEETTVQLQGSIHFAAAERALDKLSDYDFDCECIVLDVSRVSGFEKVGRVLVKEGLRRLRDDGFEIAIYDPKEKFGDLEFSDGTRAEVVGEG
- a CDS encoding M20/M25/M40 family metallo-hydrolase; protein product: MSVLRPVVPSITSLSAGVGVFNAIPATVDLGGSVRVMHNDDVAMVRERIHTVATHVAAAHGASVDVDFQEMYPAAFTDSTENDFAVSVFGHAFGEETLRPLEVSFMGSEDSGYVLSEIPGTFMFYGSGNEEIPEEEREWNHSPFATFDDEVLGDQAASLALVAFERLAAHAAK
- a CDS encoding protein-L-isoaspartate O-methyltransferase family protein, yielding MDHIAQVMETVHRSRFVRPEHKDDWQIDSPLPIGHGKTDTRPSTLAKMLALLDVQPGQRVLDVGTGSGWSTALLATLTGEEGSVIGTELLPELMAFGLANVKAEGLGNTTMVNAEADVHGLPDKGPYDRILVSADPTELPDDLVQQLSPGGIMVIPVAGVLLKVVRGEELTITEHGEYRFSPLILDQGQGSKGSRRA
- a CDS encoding phosphate signaling complex PhoU family protein — encoded protein: MRVIYREELDAFSRDLVIMCDTVRTVMAQASVGLIEGSLTATEEALSAAAGLDELKARCEQRAIDLLARQTPLASDLRQVVTSIYIVTNFDRMGALAMSIAELARGRHPEPALTEEVAPLVVKASELVQSMAAKVQGLLEDPDADVAVALAGEDDAVDKIRDEMVAMATLRPWPHEARHAADTVLLARFYERYGDHCVSVASRIVYLTTGMDPETYLAQREGDDAPEKGYWPEGS